The window ATTCTTACTCAAACTCTATCAACAAATGCTAAAAATTCGTTTATTTGAAGAGAGTTTAATCGGACCAATTTTAGATGGCGAAATTAAAACACCCTGCCATCTTTACACCGGCGAAGAAGCAATCGCAGTCGGTGTTTGCGCGGCTTTAAATAAAAAAGATTTTGCCTTTGGCAACCATCGTTCACATGGTCATTATTTGGCTAAGGGTGGAAATTTAAAATATTTGATGGCAGAAATTTTTAGTAAAGAAACCGGTTGTTCGCGAGGCCGAGGGGGTTCAATGCATATTATTGACAAAAAGGCTGGTTTTTTGGGTTCTACACCAATTATTGCCGGTACGGTTCCTCTGGCTGTCGGTACAGCCATGGCTTCAAAAATTAAAAAAGAAAATCGCCTGACTGTTACTTTTTTTGGTGATGGAGCGATGGCCGAAGGAGTAATTTCCGAAGCATTAAATTTTTCTGCTCTGCATAAATTGCCAATTTTATTTATTTGCGAAAATAATTTTTACGCCACTCATATGCCAATTTCAGAATCATTGGCTAATCCTAAAATTTATCTTCAGCCAAAAAATTATGGTATTAAATCAATACG is drawn from Patescibacteria group bacterium and contains these coding sequences:
- a CDS encoding thiamine pyrophosphate-dependent dehydrogenase E1 component subunit alpha, coding for MTKSKYSKSFLLKLYQQMLKIRLFEESLIGPILDGEIKTPCHLYTGEEAIAVGVCAALNKKDFAFGNHRSHGHYLAKGGNLKYLMAEIFSKETGCSRGRGGSMHIIDKKAGFLGSTPIIAGTVPLAVGTAMASKIKKENRLTVTFFGDGAMAEGVISEALNFSALHKLPILFICENNFYATHMPISESLANPKIYLQPKNYGIKSIRADGNDVIKVFETAQKMITQIRKDKGPAFIEYLTYRMRGHVGPDDNIQGTHTDIRKSKEIKTWQKKDPIKRMEKILLKNKIINKIGLTKIYKKIDKKV